A region from the Hypanus sabinus isolate sHypSab1 chromosome 22, sHypSab1.hap1, whole genome shotgun sequence genome encodes:
- the cdk1 gene encoding cyclin-dependent kinase 1, producing MDDYVKIEKIGEGTYGVVYKGRHKTTQQIVAMKKIRLESEEEGVPSTAIREISLLKELQHPNIVCLQDILMQDARLYLIFEFLSMDLKKYLDSLPSRQLMDQMLVKSYLYQITQGIAFCHSRRVLHRDLKPQNLLIDSKGVIKLADFGLARAFGVPVRVYTHEVVTLWYRAPEVLLGSARYSTPVDIWSIGTIFAEMATKRPLFHGDSEIDQLFRIFRTLGTPNNDIWPDVETLPDYKNTFPKWKPGNLSQVKNLDQNGLDLLAKTLTYDPTRRISAKEALYHPYFDDLDKSSLPANVFRK from the exons ATGGATGATTATGTGAAGATAGAGAAAATTGGTGAAG GTACCTATGGGGTTGTTTATAAAGGCCGCCATAAAACTACCCAGCAGATAGTGGCCATGAAGAAAATCCGACTGGAGAGTGAAGAGGAAGGGGTTCCCAGCACAGCAATCAGAGAGATTTCTCTTTTGAAAGAACTACAGCATCCTAATATAGTGTG ccTTCAAGATATATTAATGCAGGATGCAAGGCTATACCTTATATTTGAATTTCTTTCAATGGATCTGAAAAAGTACTTGGATTCCTTGCCTTCTCGTCAGTTGATGGACCAAATGCTAGTTAAG AGTTATCTATACCAGATCACACAAGGGATTGCCTTCTGTCACTCAAGGCGGGTTTTGCACAGAGACCTGAAGCCCCAGAATTTACTGATTGATAGTAAAGGAGTTATTAAGTTGGCTGACTTTGGTCTGGCTCGTGCCTTTGGAGTCCCTGTCAGAGTTTATACACACGAA GTGGTGACACTGTGGTACAGAGCTCCTGAAGTACTGCTGGGCTCTGCTCGCTATTCAACTCCTGTGGATATCTGGAGTATTGGTACAATATTTGCTGAAATGGCTACCAAGCGACCTCTCTTTCATGGAGACTCTGAGATTGATCAACTTTTCAGAATTTTCAG GACTCTAGGTACACCAAACAATGACATTTGGCCAGATGTTGAAACATTACCAGACTACAAGAATACCTTCCCCAAGTGGAAACCAGGAAATTTGTCTCAAGTGAAGAATCTAGATCAGAATGGCCTTGACCTGCTAGCG AAAACATTGACTTATGACCCTACCAGAAGAATCTCTGCGAAGGAAGCTTTGTATCACCCATATTTTGATGACTTGGATAAGTCTAGTCTTCCTGCCAATGTTTTCAGGAAGTAA